A segment of the Anguilla anguilla isolate fAngAng1 chromosome 6, fAngAng1.pri, whole genome shotgun sequence genome:
GGGGCCAGCGCCCTCAGCAGCATGTTCGACTCGCTGGCCAACCACAGCATCAGCGGCTTCATGATCCAGCACGTGGGCACGCTCAACGGCCTGGGTGAGTGGCGGCTAACGGGGAGTCACAGGGTCGAACGCATGAGGGGGGCCCAGCTCTCTTGTCAGGAGTCCTCTGTCCCTTGCGCACGTGTGCAGAGCTGAGGGGTTTGTACCAGACAGGATCCGGACGGATTATAGGTGTGTCTGACAAACCGTTTTTCAAAGGGGAACGCAGCTTGTCGAAGGCAATGTGAATGcagctattttttttgttgctgttcgTTATTCTCTCAGGTTTTAATGAACACGTTTTAGGTACTGACTACTGAGAATGTCAGCCGACGGCAATTACCTGAAACGCCCAGTCGATCTGCGCTCATAAATTTGGTGCTCTGCGAACCGCTCGTGCGTTTTAACAGCTTAACAGCACAGCGTCTTTTCTTTAtgtgaaacagaaaaagatttGCTCTCTGCTATTTCTGAGTCCCTCATCGCAAtccacagtttttttctctctcactctcacagtTTCTGAACCCGGCATTCCGACATGAAACCAGAGGATTTGAATCGCAttagcattttgtgtttttttttttttccccctcctcattaatatttcataaggCCGTGGCGTAGCAGCTTATGACAGAACGCGCTGGAAGGTGGGGGCGGAGGATGAGATTACTGCAGCTGTTCTCAATGACAGCTCTGTGGCTCGCCCCGCCAGTGAACGCGGAGGCTGAGAGATGGCTCTGCCCCGGAAGGGGGGTGGACCCTGCGAGTCTGTGTacgggggggggagaagtgaaccctgtgagtctgtgtatggggggggggaggtgaaccctgtgagtctgtgtatggggggggggaggtgaaccctgtgagtctgtgtatggggggcgagggggggggggagagagacacacaggccTGGGAAACAGTCTCCTGTGCTCTAATACCCCGCTCTGTTATTCATGCAGTCTGGCTGGCATGGGGATCTGTGGTGGGGGGCAGGATATTACCTGTCCCAGAGGGATAGGTGCCCTGCGGTAAGCGCATAAGCCGCAGTCGGTCcggggcaggagggaggagggccCGCCCGCCTCCCGCGcgttattaaaaatgtgtgccaccccggagaggaggggggagactTATGAGTCTTCATCCCAACCCCCTGTAGCTGGTCTCTGGCTGAGCAAAGTGCACAGGAAGCTTGCATGTGAACACAGAACAGGGGACTGGTGTATTTTTGGAGCTGCGGGAGTTTGCTGCGTTCGATGCCGATGTCGAAGCTCCCCGAGGTGCCGTGACAGAAGTGACGAAAAAAGAAAGGTTGTGCGTTAGCTCCCATCTTCCACTGTTTCAGTTTCCCGTTTTCGCCTCTAAAAGGAAGGGGAGAATAAGGCGGAGTTAGCATGCTTTGTTCTTCTCGCTCTTCAGAGGCCCCGGCTGGGTCTTGAAGGCTTGGTTAGCTCGTGAAATGTAGAAAGGCATATCGGAATTGGCTTCGCTCCAATCCAGGCCACAGATGGGATAGATCCCTTTGactggctgcatgtgtgtgaaaatgcGTTCTGCAAAAAGCCGTACGGTGAAGCTGAGAAATTGAGTGACCAaaactgctctctctccctttgagtgagtgtgtgagtgggaaaGGCATACCAGTGGTCACGTTAACACAAGattctgcattttgttcatgcagaaaaagccaaaatgctaaaaaatatatatatactaccTTCTATAAATATAGATATtccaacgtttttttttttaagattacaacAGGCAATGGCCCAGACTTGAACAAGATACAATAATTGAACCACAAGattacagaattttaaatgacatacatttattgtgttgttattgtgagttggcgtattatggcaaaaaaaaatatttatttttatcagaatgccAGTGAATTAGTGCAAAATGCTGATTTTGGAATGTCCTGCATTCCACGGGCTAGTACACCCAGCCATCATACATcttcatgtttttaacattgatTTCTTACCTAGCTCCACACAAGTTTATacacgtgcgcatgcatgcatgtgcctggattttgtttgtctgtatgttCAGTGAGTGACTCTGTccccttgaccccccccccccaccccccccgccccagggaAAGGCGAGGAGTCGTACCCAGACTTCCTGGCTTTGGTCATCGCAGTGCTGGTGACTGTGATCGTGGCGCTGGGGGTGAAGAACTCGGTGGGCTTCAACAACGTGCTCAACGTCATCAACCTGGTGGTGTGGGTCTTCATGATGATCGCTGGGATGTTCTTCGTCAACGGCTCCAACTGGGACGAGGGCCGGTTCCTGCCCTACGGCTGGTCAGGGGTACTGACAAACCACTCCCACCTCTCACATAtccaaaaaaaagtctttaatagcttttaaaaatattagcaAATAGTTATAAAACATACTACTGTCAAATTCATGGTGGTGCTTCAATGAATCATGCTAGACTGTCGTATTAGTTTTCCCACCGCCCCAAACCTGCTGCAGTGCTTCTGCTTTGTGTAAAGGGTGTGGCATGAGCTGAGTTTCAACCTGTTTCCTTAGAAAACATGCACTCCAACTTCCCGGCAAGAGTGATTATTAACTTACTGTACTGAAGACTCAGGTCCTCCCACTAGAAATCTGACCGCTGAAGTTCATGGATCAGTAACCAGGGCAACCTCTGTTTCTGGCAGGTCATGCAAGGTGCCGCCACCTGCTTCTACGCTTTCATCGGCTTCGACATCATCGCCACCACGGGAGAAGAGGCCAAGAGCCCCAACACCTCCATCCCCTACGCCATCACGGCCTCTCTGGTGACCTGCCTGACGGCCTACGTCTCCGTGAGTACCCATaagcctcctcttcctgtcgCCGGTGGCATTAGCTGCGCTCATGTTTCCcaggatgcatttttttaataagttgGTTAGTCAGTATGaggagattttttaaaaattaaaaaacccaaGAATGCAATATGCAGTCATATATCTGTCCTAAATCCaatgggatttttttaaaatggaacaacCTGGAAAATTAATTGGAACTCATCTTCCAATAACATAAGGCCACAAAAACACTGGCTGCAAAGTTCGTACGGTCTTTCCCTGACAGACTGCCTCTTCACCCTCCCTGCACCGCCACCCCTTCAAATGCGAACCCAGAATCTTCTAGCGTTCTGCTCACCGAGCGCCCGTTTCTTAAGGAGCGGGAATCTGTGCCACATCAAGGCTGTTGCttcctgttgccatggcgatgctTAATGCAGCGGGCTGCCTCACCTATAAACAGTCGGGGTTCGGACGACGCGAATAACAGCGCCCCCCGGAGGCTCTGCGCACGCGGCGATTCGCCGTTTCCACGGCGTCCTGAGATGACGCGTCCGCCTTCCCTCCCCGTTTGAGCCTGGAGGGAGAGCGAGTCTTCAAACGCCCTTTGTTCTCACGCCTCTcgctagccccgcccccactcgACACACACCAATTATCAGCTGCGTTCCTCTGCGCTGCTGTCACATGGCCCTAGCACATCCTCATTAGACCCAAACCCCCCAGCGCCTTTTCTCCGCGTACAAAATGGCACCTTTCTTTACGACCCACGCGTAGCGCGGATCCCGTGCGTCCGGCTCTCTCCGGGCCACATCTGCCTGGTGTTCTGTAATCTCCCGGCGGTAATCCCGCCTCCTCGCACAATCCCCGGGACAGATGGGCGGCCGCGGCATCATGGAGCAATTAGTGGGCGAGCGTTACTGCAGACGAACGCTGCACAGCGCTGGGTACTGGGCCCACACGATTTCTCCCATTGCATCTTCACCGTTTTAATCTGGGTTTATCGGTCTTTGTATTTTTGGTTTGAGAACATTCTCGGTTTTATCTTCATGGTTTTACAGTCACCATCAAGTCgtctttgttttgttatttgaatttatacattttaaatgaaaattttgacattttcaaatcatttaaaGCCAAGCGTAACTAGTCTTGTATGTTAATCTTCACAGGTATTGTAATATTTCATGTAGACTTACTCATCAGTGTCAGTTGAAAAACTGTTGTACAGCTTTCTGTGCCTATGTGTTGAGTGTTCTCTTCATGAACACTGTGATTTGACCGTGGCCTGATAATGGCATCTGTAGACTGacagtaaattaatttataaaggAAGGGTATAAGTCTGTAATGGCTCTTGTTTTCGCATCTCTGTCTTTCTTCATCTTTATAtcactctcttactctctcgctctctttctcttgctcttaCACTCTCACATTACTGACGAAATGTATTAAGGGCTTGACTTTTGTGGCAGGGAGTTCAAGCTTCAAAGCTTGCAGAGTCGGATCAAAACACTCTGTTCAGTTCTGATTGGTGCCAGAACACTACTTTGCCACCTGCAGATCAGATGCATTGCAGTGGTGCCAAGCACACATTTCCAAATCACACTTAGAGAAAATCTACTGTGCAATACAGGTATATGAGGACAGGGCTCATATGAGATCATTTACTCTCTCAGAGTGAAAGTGATGGATCATATTTCATCTGGTTTTTAATAAGAAGGACTCACATACATTTGATATGCAAACACTGAATAATTGATAATATCCCCAGAGTGACTGGAATTCTAGCGTtcagttcatttaattttccatGGACCTTAGTGAAACTGCGAAAGAGCACCAGAATATTATTCATTGATATGTTAACAAAACAAAGTGTTTCCTAGAGCCATTtcctcccttttttctctcccaggGGTTATTTCTTTTAAGTCATGAGACATTTCAGGTACAAAGGCTCACCATGGGCTTTTTCAGTAGAACTGGCGCTGGGCAGGCTAATGAGGGAGACTCTGGTAAAAGCGTCCCTGTGCCTGTATTGTGGTACATCCCAGTAGAGCTTTGTGTTGCagtccagcaccccccgtgctGTCTTCATGGTACAGCCCAGTGCCCGATACCAGCTCCATGATACAGCTCTGGTGCTTATTCCAATCGCTTAGTTTTAGGCCGCGTCAATTGTAGATGTGGCAGACGGGGAGAGGTTAGAGGCAGATCCACTGGTCGATCGTTTATATGTCATGCAttccgggggaaaaaaaccataCTAAGGATGAACTTGGGTTTCCTTAATCAAGCATCCTTCAGGAGCCTCCAGGCTCCTTGCTCCTAGCTCCatcaaggagcatttaacgagttggaatgtccttgaagATTGTGGACCTTGATTGATTTCTGGGTCAGGCGAGGACCAAGGGGACAGAtgaaataagtgattggaatgagccACTGGACCCCATGCCAGCTCAGTGGTATAGTCCAGCAACCCCTCTGCTATCTCCATGGTACAGCCCAGTGCCCCCCACCAGCTCCATGATACCGCACAGGGCCCCGTGCCAGCTCTGTGGTATAGTCTAGCAGCCCCTCTGCTACCTCCATGGTGCAGCCCAGTGCCACCCACCAGCCCCATGGTACAACCCTGGCCCCCATGCCAGCTCTGTGGTATAGTCCAGCAGCCCCTCTGCTATCTCCATGGTACAGCCCAGTGCCCCCCACCAGCTCCATGATACAGCACAGGGCCCCGTGCCAGCTCTCTGGGACCACCCAGAGTTCTGCCGATTCACCCTTTAACTCCTTGCAGGTCAGTGTGGTCCTGACCCTGATGGTCCCCTACACTGAGATCGACGCCGACGCCCCTCTGATGGAGATGTTCACCCTGCACGGCTTCCAGGCTGCCAAGTACGTGGTGGCCATCGGCTCCATAGCGGGGCTGACGGTCAGCCTGCTGGGCTCCCTCTTCCCCATGCCCCGGGTCATCTACGCCATGGCAGGGGATGGCCTGCTCTTCAGGTGAGACCCCACACGGGCGTACGCCAGTTGTACTGGCTGGGTGTGAATATGGACAATATTTTCCAGTAGTAACCAggttattgtacatttttataccACGGAGTAGTTGTACACAAGAACTAAGTCTTTGGACCAAAATAGCTcattgaaatgtcttttttttacgCTGTGAGCTGCTAGCTGTAAGGTATCGGCTGAATGTCATGTGATTACTTTCACAGTCCAGATGAATtagtaaaaaactgaaatctgttATATGGCTGTTTCAGCTGCCATTCATAATATATGCAGCCATGCTTAATTGTGTTTTAGGCATTATCATCTTACTTCAATACAGTTTTTGATCTTGAAAGTAGATGCTGGCATGGGGGTGTCTCAtggcgtagcctgtagagcactgtccacatgctcattacgagccgcgacgtcggcggttcgagtccgaccgcgcgacctttgtcgcacgtctctccctctctcttccctgttcttcctgtctctctacactgtcctgtccaataaagctgaaaaagccccaAAAACAAATGCTGGCATTACATggatatatgtgcgtgtgtgcgtgcatgtgtgtacacgtgtgtgtgtgtgtgggtgtgcgtgcatgtgtgtacatgtgtgtgtgtgtgtgtgtgtgtgtgtgtgtgtgtgtgtgtgtgtgtgtgggtgtgcgtgcatgtgtgtgtgtgtatgtgtgtgtgtgggtgtgcgtgcatgtgtgtgtgtgtgtgtgtgtgtgtacgtgtgtgtgtgtgtgtgtgtgtgtgtgtgtgtgtgtgtgtgtgtacgtgtgtgtgtacgtgtgtgtgtgtgtgtgtgtgtgtgtacgtgtgtgtgtgtgtgcgtgcatgtgtgtgtgtgtgtgcgtgtgtgcgtgtaaacgtgtgtgtgtgtgggtgtgcgtgcatgtgtgtacatgtgtgtgtgtgtgtgtgtgtgtgtgtgtgtgcttgcgtgtgtttgtgtgtgtgtgtgcttgcgtgtgtgtctcaggtTCCTGGCTCATGTGAGCACATACACGGAGACGCCGGCGGTGGCCTGCGTGGTGTCGGGCTTCATGGCGTCCCTGCTGGCCCTGCTGGTCAGCCTGCGGGACCTGATCGAGATGATGTCCATCGGCACCCTCCTGGCCTACACCCTGGTGTCCGTCTGCGTCCTCCTGCTGCGCTACCAGCCCGAGAGCGACATCCACGGCTTCGTCAACTTCCTGTCCGAGGAGAGCGCCAAGAGGAAGGAGGGCGTGCTGGCCGAGTGCGAGAAGGACGCCTGCTCGCCCGCCAGCGAGGGCGAGGACTACGGGGGCCCGCCCACCAACACCTGCGGCGCCAAGAACCTGCCCTCGCTGGGCGACAACGAGATGCTCATCGGCAAGCCCGACAAGTCGGCCTACGGCGCCGGGCACCCCAACTACGGCACGGTGGAGATGGGCTCGGGCGTGGAGGCGGACGAGTCGGAGAGCGTCTTCCTGCTCAAGCTGAAGAAGCTCCTGGGGCCCCGGTACTACACCCTGCGCATCCGCCTGGGCCTGCCCGCCAAGATGGACCGGCCCACGGTCGCCACGGGCCGCACGGTGGCCACCTGCGTCCTGCTCCTCTTCGtgctcatcttcctcttctgcGCCTTCATCATC
Coding sequences within it:
- the LOC118229944 gene encoding probable cationic amino acid transporter, which encodes MSRVFAKMDPRRIHWGATWYAFRSRVLRTKPVESMLDGAGGGTGPHGTKLARVLTTVDLVSLGVGSCVGTGMYVVSGLVAKEMAGPGVIVSFIIAAVASILSGVCYAEFGVRVPKTTGSAYTYSYVTVGEFVAFFIGWNLILEYLIGTAAGASALSSMFDSLANHSISGFMIQHVGTLNGLGKGEESYPDFLALVIAVLVTVIVALGVKNSVGFNNVLNVINLVVWVFMMIAGMFFVNGSNWDEGRFLPYGWSGVMQGAATCFYAFIGFDIIATTGEEAKSPNTSIPYAITASLVTCLTAYVSVSVVLTLMVPYTEIDADAPLMEMFTLHGFQAAKYVVAIGSIAGLTVSLLGSLFPMPRVIYAMAGDGLLFRFLAHVSTYTETPAVACVVSGFMASLLALLVSLRDLIEMMSIGTLLAYTLVSVCVLLLRYQPESDIHGFVNFLSEESAKRKEGVLAECEKDACSPASEGEDYGGPPTNTCGAKNLPSLGDNEMLIGKPDKSAYGAGHPNYGTVEMGSGVEADESESVFLLKLKKLLGPRYYTLRIRLGLPAKMDRPTVATGRTVATCVLLLFVLIFLFCAFIIFGADYVAGGSWWAALLVVLMVLLIAALVFVIVQQPENPKKLPYMAPCVPFVPASAMLVNIYLMLKLSSITWIRFTVWCFVGVLIYFGYGMWNSTLEITAREEEAHASTYQRYDAGVDDSFAVDDDLYPQDGGGEYQGWGGAEEDGYQPQKQQPEQQPEQPAPESADGNRTSAQSSRPRGKGKASQGFAALIADDELDYSPE